In Streptomyces chartreusis, the following proteins share a genomic window:
- a CDS encoding VOC family protein — protein sequence MDFTLEVIPLPVSDIDRARDFYRDKVGFHVDIDQEVMPGMRIVQLTPPGSGCSIALGDSIWDMTKGETVPEPGSYQGLQLCVADIKAAHAELTERGLEISEPVQYTPDDGATFMYFTDPDGNGWSIQEYRRRATEPLHEVLSKQANG from the coding sequence ATGGACTTCACCCTCGAAGTGATCCCGCTGCCCGTGAGCGACATCGACCGGGCCCGCGACTTCTACCGGGACAAGGTCGGCTTCCACGTCGACATCGACCAGGAGGTCATGCCGGGCATGCGGATCGTCCAGCTGACCCCACCGGGTTCCGGCTGTTCGATCGCTCTCGGCGACAGCATCTGGGACATGACCAAGGGCGAGACCGTACCGGAGCCGGGCTCCTACCAGGGCCTCCAGCTCTGCGTGGCCGACATCAAGGCGGCCCACGCCGAACTGACGGAACGCGGCCTCGAAATCTCCGAGCCGGTCCAGTACACCCCTGACGACGGCGCCACCTTCATGTACTTCACCGACCCGGACGGCAACGGCTGGTCCATCCAGGAGTACCGCCGCCGCGCCACTGAGCCGCTGCACGAGGTTTTGTCGAAGCAGGCGAACGGATAA